The Phyllostomus discolor isolate MPI-MPIP mPhyDis1 chromosome 4, mPhyDis1.pri.v3, whole genome shotgun sequence genome window below encodes:
- the SLC4A3 gene encoding anion exchange protein 3 isoform X4, with product MTSPPEEVTMADGALSPGPPPDAEGEGQGPGRAPALGLRDSLASEDLEMFVLALEYCDLWESARDPLSPMAGEPAGHRLEDNPGMRRHLVKKPSRTQAVRGSPGGLAPILRKKKKKKQLDRKSHEVFVELNELMLDRSGQEPHWRETARWIKFEEDVEEETERWGKPHVASLSFRSLLELRRTIAHGAALLDLEQTTLPGIAHLMVETMIVSDQIRPEDRASVLRTLLLKHSHPNDDKDGGFFPRNMSSSSMNSILGNHHPTPSHGPDGAVPTMADSLGEPAVLWSHDSDAKEKPLHLSGGDGYRGKSLKLLEKIPEDAEATVVLVGCVPFLEQPAAAFVRLHEAVLLESVLEVPVPVRFLFVMLGPSHTTTDYHELGRSIATLMSDKLFHEAAYQADDRQDLLSAISEFLDGSIVIPPSEVEGRRELLHSVAAYQRELLKKRMSSLGGYVAPGKELSVELGGPEVIPEDDPLRRTGVVFGGLIRDVMRRYPHYPSDLRDALHSQCVAAVLFIYFAALSPAITFGGLLGEKTEGLMGVSELIVSTAVLGILFSLLGAQPLLVVGFSGPLLVFEEAFFKFCQSQDLEYLTGRVWVGLWLVVFVVALVAAEGSFLVRYISPFTQEIFAFLISLIFIYETFYKIYQVFMEHPLLPFYPPEGVPEAEMDLNGSALPPTEGLPGPRNQPNTALLSLILMLGTFFIAFFLRKFRNSRFLGGKARRIIGDFGIPISILVMVLVNSSITDTYMQKLTVPTGLSVTSPNKRTWFIPPLGSARPFPSWMMVAAAVPALLVLILIFMETQITALIVSQKARRLRKGSGFHLDLLLIGSLGGLCGLFGLPWLSATTVRSVTHVNALTVMRTAIAPGDKPQIQEVREQRVTGVLISCLVGLSIVMGAVLRQIPLAVLFGIFLYMGVTSLSGIQLSRRLLLILMPAKHHPEEPYVTKVKTWRMHLFTCIQVGCIALLWVVKSTVASLAFPFVLLLTVPLRRCLLPRLFQNRELQALDSEDSEPNFDEDGRDEYNELHMPV from the exons ATGACGAGCCCGCCGGAGGAGGTCACCATGGCCGATGGggccctgagccctgggcccCCCCCGGATGCTGAGGGTGAGGGCCAGGGCCCGGGGAGGGCTCCAGCTCTCGGCCTTCGAGACTCACTGGCCTCAGAGGACTTAGAGATGTTTGTGCTGGCCCTTGAATACTGTGACCTGTGGGAGTCCGCCAGGGACCCGCTGAGCCCCATGGCAGGGGAACCAGCGG GTCACAGGCTGGAGGACAACCCTGGCATGAGGCGGCACTTAGTGAAGAAGCCGTCTCGAACGCAGGCCGTGAGGGGCAGCCCCGGTGGCCTGGCCCCCATCCTGcgcaagaagaagaagaagaagcagctgGACCGGAAGTCTCATGAG GTGTTTGTGGAGCTGAATGAGTTGATGCTGGACCGCAGTGGCCAGGAGCCCCACTGGCGGGAGACGGCGCGCTGGATCAAGTTCGAGGAGGACGTGGAGGAAGAGACGGAGCGCTGGGGGAAGCCGCACGTGGCCTCGCTCTCCTTCCGCAGCCTCCTGGAGCTCCGGAGGACCATCGCCCACG GAGCTGCCCTCCTGGACCTGGAGCAGACCACTCTGCCAGGCATCGCACACCTCATGGTGGAGACCATGATTGTGTCTGACCAGATCCGGCCGGAGGATAGGGCCAGCGTCCTGCGCACCCTCCTGCTGAAGCACAG CCACCCCAACGATGACAAGGACGGTGGCTTCTTTCCCCGAAACATGTCCAGCTCCAGCATGAACTCGATCCTGGGGAACCACCACCCCACTCCCAGTCACGGCCCCGACGGCGCAGTGCCTACCATGGCCGATAGCCTGGGGGAGCCGGCTGTACTCTGGTCTCACGACTCCGATGCCAAGGAG AAGCCCCTCCACCTGTCCGGGGGAGACGGCTACCGGGGGAAAAGCCTGAAGCTGCTGGAGAAGATCCCCGAAGATGCCGAGGCTACTGTGGTGCTCGTGG GCTGTGTGCCCTTCTTGGAGCAGCCAGCGGCGGCCTTTGTGCGGCTGCACGAGGCCGTACTCCTGGAGTCCGTGCTCGAGGTCCCCGTGCCGGTTCGCTTCCTCTTCGTGATGCTGGGGCCCAGCCACACCACCACCGACTACCACGAGCTCGGGCGCTCCATCGCCACCCTCATGTCTGATAAG ctgtTTCACGAGGCGGCCTACCAGGCCGACGACCGGCAGGACCTCCTGAGCGCCATCAGCGAGTTCCTGGACGGCAGCATCGTGATCCCGCCGTCCGAGGTGGAGGGCCGCCGTGAGCTGCTGCACTCCGTGGCTGCCTACCAGCGTGAGCTGCTGAAGAAGCGGATGAGCTCCCTGGGAGGCTACGTGGCCCCTGGGAAAG AGCTGTCGGTGGAACTGGGGGGCCCCGAGGTGATCCCTGAAGACGACCCCCTGCGACGGACTGGCGTGGTGTTTGGGGGGCTCATCCGGGACGTGATGCGCCGGTACCCGCACTACCCCAGTGACCTGCGGGATGCCCTGCACTCCCAGTGCGTGGCCGCTGTGCTCTTTATCTACTTCGCTGCCCTCAGCCCTGCCATCACCTTCGGGGGGCTGCTAG gggaGAAGACCGAAGGGCTGATGGGCGTGTCCGAGCTGATCGTGTCCACGGCTGTGCTGGGCATCCTCTTCTCCCTGCTGGGGGCCCAGCCGCTGCTGGTGGTTGGCTTCTCAGGGCCACTGCTGGTCTTTGAAGAAGCCTTCTTCAAG TTCTGCCAGTCCCAGGACCTGGAGTACCTCACCGGCCGGGTGTGGGTCGGCCTCTGGCTGGTGGTCTTCGTCGTTGCTCTGGTGGCCGCGGAGGGCAGCTTCCTGGTCCGCTACATCTCGCCTTTCACCCAGGAGATCTTCGCCTTCCTCATCTCTCTCATTTTCATCTACGAGACCTTCTACAAGATCTACCAG GTGTTCATGGAGCACCCACTGCTGCCATTCTACCCCCCTGAGGGGGTGCCGGAGGCTGAGATGGACCTGAACGGGAGTGCTCTGCCACCCACCGAGGGGCTGCCGGGCCCGAGGAACCAGCCCAACACAGCCCTGCTGTCGCTCATCCTCATGCTCGGGACCTTCTTCATCGCCTTCTTCCTGCGCAAGTTCAGGAACAGCCGCTTCCTGGGAGGCAAG GCCCGCCGCATCATCGGGGACTTCGGCATCCCCATCTCCATCCTGGTCATGGTCCTGGTGAACTCTTCCATCACAGACACCTACATGCAG AAGCTGACAGTGCCCACGGGGCTCTCGGTGACCTCCCCGAACAAGCGCACGTGGTTCATCCCGCCCCTGGGCAGTGCCCGACCGTTCCCGTCCTGGATGATGGTGGCAGCTGCTGTGCCCGCCCTCCTGGTCCTCATCCTGATCTTCATGGAGACCCAGATCACCGC GCTCATTGTCAGCCAGAAGGCTCGGAGGCTGCGCAAAGGCTCCGGCTTCCACCTGGACCTGCTCCTGATTGGCTCCCTGGGGGGGCTCTGCGGGCTGTTTGGGTTGCCCTGGCTCAGCGCCACCACCGTCCGCTCGGTCACCCACGTCAATGCCCTGACCGTCATGCGCACCGCCATCGCGCCCGGAGACAAGCCCCAGATCCAGGAGGTGCGGGAGCAGAGGGTCACCGGCGTGCTCATCTCCTGCCTCGTGG GCCTGTCCATCGTCATGGGGGCCGTGCTGCGCCAGATCCCGTTAGCCGTGCTCTTCGGGATTTTCCTGTACATGGGAGTCACGTCGCTGTCTGGCATCCAGCTGTCCCGGCGTCTGTTGCTCATCCTCATGCCAGCAAAACACCATCCCGAGGAGCCCTATGTGACCAAG GTGAAGACGTGGCGGATGCACCTGTTCACCTGCATCCAGGTGGGATGCATCGCACTGCTCTGGGTGGTCAAGTCCACAGTGGCTTCGCTCGCCTTTCCCTTCGTGTTGCTGCTCACGGTGCCTCTGAGGCGTTGCCTTCTGCCCCGGCTTTTCCAGAACAGAGAGCTGCAGGCG